One region of Oryza glaberrima chromosome 7, OglaRS2, whole genome shotgun sequence genomic DNA includes:
- the LOC127779386 gene encoding pre-mRNA-splicing factor ATP-dependent RNA helicase DEAH7 yields the protein MEGDMDATMTTLGPEDDTGAQGLILPSRDRVMYRPPPGKSALGLDLLAHRKREAEGGNAFKPPPQKVVAAATSIDEDEKPGPAESDEKSLSSGHRGSVSRRYRGANSDERTSFKEPTITDEDGRGPSPSHRDGSYRQDTHKSRSSQGSHSRSTPRRYDDYEDRGSRDKHGERERSASIGYSSSGRWGHHDDRESHNRRDERERSTSVDYMNKRSRHEHSSRSSRTPARSDWDSGRWEWEDTPRREYRDDRSNSHRQHPSPSPMLAAASPDARLVSPWLGGNTPRYAASPWDNVSPSPAPIRASGSSKGSSYPRSGGRSHQLTFSSTSASNDRESDRSPSAADGNYEISEEMMQEMDYNADRAWYDCEEHNTMFDGDNSMYLEDDSSYKKREAQLPKRLTRKDGSLMTLAQSKKLSQMTADNAQWEDRQLLRSGAVRGTEVQTEFDDEDERKVILLVHDTKPPFLDGRVVFTKQAEPVMPLKDPTSDMAIVARKGSALVREIREKQSMNKSRQRFWELAGSKLGNILGVEKTAEQVDADTATVGDQGEIDFKEEAKFSQHMKVKAEAVSDFAKSKSLSQQRQYLPIFTVRDDLLQVVRENQVVVVVGETGSGKTTQLTQYLHEDGYTTTGIVGCTQPRRVAAMSVAKRVSEEMETELGDKVGYAIRFEDMTSSNTIIKYMTDGVLLRETLKDADLDKYRVIVMDEAHERSLNTDVLFGILKKVVARRRDFKLIVTSATLNADKFSKFFGGVPVFHIPGRTFPVNIMFSKTPCEDYVEAAVKQAMTIHITSGPGDILIFMTGQEEIEATCYALAERMEQLISSSTKTVPKLSILPIYSQLPADLQAKIFQKAEEGTRKCIVATNIAETSLTVDGIFYVIDTGYGKMKVYNPRMGMDALQVFPVSRAAADQRAGRAGRTGPGTCYRLFTESAYQNEMLPNPVPEIQRTNLGNVVLLLKSLKVENLLDFDFMDPPPQENILNSMYQLWVLGALNNVGALTVIGWKMVEFPLDPTLAKMLLMGEQLECLDEVLTIVSMLSVPSVFFRPKDRAEESDAAREKFFVPESDHLTLLNVYLQWKSNQYRGDWCNDHFLHVKGLRKAREVRSQLLDILKTLKIPLTSCHMEWDVVRKAICSAYFHNAARLKGVGEYVNCRNGMPCHLHPSSALYGLGYTPDYVVYHELVLTTKEYMQCVTAVDPQWLAELGPMFFSVKETDTSLLDHKKRQKEDKTAMEEEMEKLRQEQAEAARLEKEREREKRAKQQQQVSMPGLKKGSTYLRPKRMGL from the exons ATGGAG GGGGACATGGACGCGACGATGACAACCCTGGGGCCGGAGGACGACACGGGCGCGCAGGGGCTGATCCTGCCGAGCAGGGATAGGGTCATgtaccggccgccgccggggaagTCCGCCCTAG GTTTGGACCTCCTCGCGCACAGGAAACGGGAAGCAGAAGGCGGCAATGCCTTCAAGCCGCCGCCTCAGAAGGTAGTGGCAGCTGCTACTTCAATCGATGAAGATGAGAAGCCGGGACCTGCGGAGAGTGATGAGAAGAGCCTGAGCAGTGGCCATCGTGGCAGTGTTTCTCGCCGCTATCGAGGAGCCAACTCTGATGAGAGAACCTCTTTCAAAg AACCTACCATCACTGATGAGGATGGAAGGGGTCCTTCACCCAGTCACCGAGATGGATCTTATCGACAAGAT ACCCACAAATCTAGAAGTTCTCAAGGTTCCCATTCTCGTAGCACTCCTCGTAGATATGATGACTATGAGGATAGGGGATCCCGTGATAAACATGGAGAACGGGAAAGATCTGCATCCATTGGCTATAGTAGCAGTGGAAGGTGGGGACACCATGATGATAGAGAATCGCATAATAGGCGTGATGAACGTGAGAGATCTACATCCGTTGACTACATGAACAAACGAAGTCGGCATGAGCATAGCTCAAGAAGCTCAAGAACACCTG CAAGATCTGATTGGGACAGTGGCCGATGGGAATGGGAAGATACACCTCGTCGGGAGTACCGTGATGATCGCTCAAATTCCCATAGACAACATCCTTCACCATCTCCTATGCTTGCAGCTGCATCCCCTGATGCACGCTTAGTGTCTCCTTGGCTAGGTGGGAATACGCCACGTTATGCAG CATCCCCATGGGATAACGTATCTCCATCACCTGCACCAATTCGCGCTTCTGGTTCATCAAAAGGGTCTTCTTATCCACGTTCTGGTGGAAGATCCCACCAGCTTACTTTTTCGTCTACATCTGCATCAAAT GACAGGGAATCTGATAGAAGCCCCTCAGCTGCCGATGGCAACTATGAGATATCTGAAGAAATGATGCAGGAGATGGATTATAATGCTGATCGTGCATG GTATGATTGTGAAGAACACAACACCATGTTTGATGGTGATAATTCTATGTATCTTGAAGATGATAGTTCCTACAAAAAGAGGGAAGCACAATTACCAAAGCGGCTG ACTCGTAAAGATGGCAGTCTGATGACCCTTGCTCAGAGCAAGAAGTTATCACAGATGACTGCTGATAATGCTCAATGGGAGGATAGACAGTTGTTGAGATCTGGAGCTGTCAGAGGAACAGAGGTGCAGACAGAATTTGATGATGAGGACGAAAGGAAAGTAATACTTCTTGTTCATG ACACAAAACCCCCATTCCTGGATGGGCGAGTTGTATTCACAAAACAAGCAGAACCTGTAATGCCACTGAAGGACCCAACCTCCGATATGGCAATAGTTGCACGCAAAGGTTCTGCTTTGGTCAGGGAAATTCGTGAAAAACAGAGCATGAATAAGTCACGCCAACGCTTTTGGGAGCTCGCTGGATCTAAGCTTGGAAATATTTTGGGTGTTGAGAAAACGGCTGAACAG GTTGATGcagatactgctactgttggtGACCAAGGTGAGATTGATTTTAAAGAGGAAGCAAAATTTTCACAGCACATGAAGGTAAAAGCAGAAGCTGTTAGCGACTTTGCAAAATCAAAATCTCTTTCTCAACAGAGGCAATATCTTCCGATATTTACTGTACGGGATGACTTGCTACAG GTTGTGCGTGAAAATCAAGTAGTTGTGGTGGTTGGTGAAACTGGCTCTGGGAAGACTACCCAGCTGACTCAGTATCTGCATGAGGATGGATATACCACCACCGGCATTGTTGGCTGTACTCAACCTAGACGTGTGGCTGCCATGAGTGTTGCTAAAAGAGTTAGTGAAGAAATGGAGACTGAGTTGGGAGATAAAGTTGGATATGCAATTCGATTTGAGGATATGACTAGTTCCAACACTATAATAAAG TATATGACAGATGGAGTGCTGCTTCGGGAAACCTTGAAAGATGCTGACCTTGACAAATATCG TGTTATTGTCATGGATGAAGCACATGAGAGATCACTCAATACTGATGTTTTGTTTGGCATACTGAAGAAGGTTGTTGCACGTCGACGAGATTTTAAGCTAATTGTCACATCTGCAACCCTAAATGCGGACAAATTCTCAAAATTTTTTGGAGG AGTGCCTGTCTTCCATATTCCTGGCAGGACATTTCCTGTAAATATCATGTTCAGCAAAACACCATGTGAAGACTATGTGGAAGCGGCAGTGAAGCAGGCTATGACAATCCACATAACCAGTGGCCCTGGGGATATACTTATATTTATGACAGGGCAAGAGGAAATTGAGGCTACCTGCTATGCGCTTGCTGAGCGCATGGAGCAGCTGATATCATCATCCACCAAGACTGTACCCAAGCTCTCCATCTTGCCCATCTACTCGCAGTTGCCTGCTGACCTGCAGGCCAAAATCTTTCAGAAGGCAGAAGAGGGCACTCGCAAATGCATTGTTGCTACCAACATTGCTGAGACCTCGCTCACTGTGGATGGTATTTTTTATGTCATTGATACTGGGTATGGAAAGATGAAGGTGTACAATCCACGGATGGGTATGGATGCTCTTCAGGTTTTTCCAGTTAGTCGAGCAGCTGCAGATCAGCGTGCAGGACGTGCAGGAAGAACTGGTCCTGGCACATGCTACAGACTGTTCACAGAATCAGCTTACCAGAATGAGATGCTACCTAACCCAGTGCCTGAGATCCAAAGGACCAATCTGGGGAATGTGGTTCTGCTACTGAAATCTCTGAAAGTCGAAAACTTGCTTGACTTTGACTTCATGGACCCACCCCCGCAGGAGAACATCCTCAACTCCATGTACCAGCTCTGGGTGTTGGGTGCCTTGAACAATGTTGGTGCTCTTACAGTAATAGGTTGGAAGATGGTTGAATTCCCGTTGGACCCAACTTTAGCAAAGATGCTTCTCATGGGAGAACAGCTGGAGTGCCTTGATGAAGTACTGACCATTGTGTCAATGCTCTCGGTGCCCTCAGTCTTCTTTCGTCCCAAAGATCGAGCAGAGGAGAGTGATGCAGCAAGGGAGAAATTTTTTGTTCCAGAATCCGATCATTTAACTCTTCTGAATGTCTACCTGCAATGGAAGTCGAACCAATATCGTGGAGACTGGTGTAATGACCACTTCCTCCATGTCAAGGGTCTCCGAAAGGCTCGAGAAGTAAGGTCACAGCTATTGGACATACTGAAAACCCTGAAGATCCCACTGACATCATGCCATATGGAATGGGATGTGGTGAGAAAAGCCATCTGCTCTGCATACTTCCATAATGCCGCGAGGTTGAAGGGTGTCGGGGAGTATGTCAACTGCCGGAACGGGATGCCATGCCACCTCCACCCCAGCAGTGCACTCTACGGCCTTGGTTACACCCCTGACTATGTTGTCTACCATGAGCTTGTCCTGACGACCAAAGAGTACATGCAGTGCGTCACCGCTGTTGACCCGCAGTGGCTGGCAGAGTTGGGCCCTATGTTCTTCTCTGTTAAGGAAACCGACACCTCGCTCCTCGACCATAAGAAGAGGCAGAAGGAGGACAAGACcgcgatggaggaggagatggagaagcTGAGGCAAGAACAAGCCGAGGCGGCACGGCTtgagaaggagagggagcgaGAGAAGAGAGctaagcagcagcagcaagtttCTATGCCGGGCTTGAAGAAAGGCTCGACATACTTGAGGCCCAAAAGGATGGGTCTATAG
- the LOC127779492 gene encoding protein FLX-like 1 — protein MAGRHRNPPPPSFPRGGGGGVGRGHHPPPPSLHHHRLPPPHHLDDFREPPLLPPHHRLDDFREPHHLPPPHHHHHLDEFGEPPRHHVFAGHGGGAGPPPAPHVVAALEERLGAEIEEAHVLLGQNQRLAATHVALVQEVSAVRHELGRTARGLAAAQEEGELRLREVYERSMKMEAELRAVEEMRAELAQVHLDIQKLGAARQELMGQVQGFTQDLARSAVDLQQVAALKAEIQEIRHETQHLRSGIEVEKKGYAESYEQGQEMQKKLISVASEVEKLRAEAEKRSRAAVSGGNQVYVGGYGNPKAAYAANPYNAGYNINQPHPQANTADSGSQFGPGSTHAPWGAYDMQRATGRR, from the exons ATGGCCGGCCGCCACCGTAACCCGCCGCCCCCATCCttccctcgcggcggcggcgggggcgtggGCAGGGGCCAccacccgcctcctccctcgctccaccaccaccgcctcccgccgcctcaTCACCTCGACGACTtccgggagccgccgctgctccccccGCACCACCGCCTCGACGACTTCCGCGAGCCGCACCACCTGCCGCccccgcaccaccaccaccacctcgacgaattcggcgagccgccgcgccaccacgTGTTCGcgggccacggcggcggcgccgggcccCCCCCGGCGCCGCACGTCGTGGCGGCGCTGGAGGAGCGGCTCGGCGCGGAGATCGAGGAGGCGCACGTGCTGCTCGGCCAGAACCAGCGGCTGGCCGCGACGCACGTGGCGCTCGTGCAGGAGGTCTCCGCCGTGCGGCACGAGCTCGGCCGCACCGCTCGCGGCCTTGCCGCTGCCCAGGAGGAAGGCGAACTCCGTCTTCGCGAG gTCTATGAGAGGTCAATGAAGATGGAGGCAGAGCTGCGAGCAGTAGAGGAAATGAGGGCAGAGCTTGCACAGGTTCACCTCGACATTCAGAAGTTGGGTGCAGCAAGGCAGGAACTCATGGGTCAGGTCCAGGGGTTCACCCAGGACTTGGCTCGATCAGCAGTGGACCTGCAGCAGGTGGCTGCGTTAAAAGCTGAGATCCAGGAGATAAGGCATGAAACACAACATTTGAG ATCTGGCATTGAGGTTGAGAAGAAAGGATATGCCGAGAGCTATGAGCAGGGACAAGAGATGCAGAAGAAATTGATATCAGTGGCTTCTGAAGTGGAGAAGCTTCGAGCTGAGGCCGAGAAGAGGTCACGAGCTGCTGTGTCTGGAGGCAATCAAG TGTACGTCGGAGGCTATGGGAATCCTAAGGCCGCATATGCCGCAAATCCTTATAATGCTGGATACAACATAAATCAA CCACATCCCCAGGCAAACACTGCTGATTCCGGCTCCCAGTTTGGGCCTGGTTCAACGCACGCTCCCTGGGGTGCCTATGACATGCAGAGAGCTACTGGAcggagatga
- the LOC127779493 gene encoding SH3 domain-containing protein 3 — protein sequence MDVLRKQASKFKEQVAKQQQAVIKQFSTTGYEHSDAVVIDEVELQRHQQLEKLYTSTRSGRDFQKDIVRAAEGLVSIGIRHVEVGTKFSEDCYRYGGESSASDEALAKAASLYGGALRNVEKEYEEFNRILSSQTIDPLRAMAAGAPLEDARGLAQRYSRMRHEAEILSAEIARRKQRVREAPLAEHTTKLQQSESKMIEHKASMAVLGKEAAAALAAVESQQQRITLQRLVGMVEAEKLFHLRLAAILDDVEAEMSSEKQKRESAPPTIHSHKRAEKAQYFLAEAVHNFNGTTEKELSLIVGDYVVVRQIAPNGWAEGECKGVAGWFPAAYVERRENIPPNKVFPQA from the exons atggaTGTGCTGAGGAAACAGGCGAGCAAGTTCAAGGAGCAGGTCGCCAAGCAGCAGCAG GCTGTGATAAAGCAGTTCAGTACTACGGGCTATGAACATTCAGACGCTGTTGTAATTGATGAAGTTGAATTACAGAGACATCAACAGCTTGAGAAATTGTACACTTCTACTCGTTCTGGAAGG gatttcCAAAAGGACATTGTTCGAGCGGCTGAAGGTTTGGTTTCTATTGGAATCAGGCATGTTGAAGTGG GAACAAAATTTTCAGAGGATTGTTATAGATATGGAGGTGAAAGTAGTGCTAGTGATGAAGCCCTTGCAAAAGCAGCATCTCTGTATGGAGGTGCTCTAAGAAATGTTGAGAAAGAGTACGAAGAATTTAATAGAATTTTATCTTCTCAG aCTATAGATCCATTGAGGGCTATGGCTGCAGGCGCTCCCCTGGAAGATGCTCGTGGTCTTGCACAACGTTATAGCCGGATGAGACATGAAGCTGAGATCCTT TCTGCTGAAATTGCTAGAAGGAAGCAACGGGTACGAGAAGCTCCACTTGCTGAGCACACTACGAAGCTTCAACAGTCTGAATCTAAAATGATAGAGCACAAAGCAAGCATGGCTGTGTTAGGAAAggaagctgctgctgcactTGCCGCTGTTGAATCTCAGCAGCAAAGGATAACTCTTCAGCGCCTGGTTGGCATG GTAGAAGCAGAAAAGTTATTTCATTTGAGGTTAGCTGCTATACTTGATGATGTTGAAGCTGAG ATGTCCTCTGAAAAGCAAAAGAGAGAATCTGCACCGCCTACTATTCATTCCCATAAGCGTGCTGAGAAGGCCCAGTACTTCCTTGCTGAG GCGGTGCATAACTTCAATGGTACCACAGAAAAGGAGTTGAGTTTAATTGTTGGTGATTATGTCGTTGTTCGTCAG ATTGCTCCGAATGGTTGGGCCGAAGGAGAATGCAAGGGGGTGGCAGGATGGTTCCCGGCTGCCTACGTGGAGAGGCGTGAAAATATCCCGCCAAACAAAGTCTTTCCGCAAGCATAA